In one Paracoccus everestensis genomic region, the following are encoded:
- a CDS encoding YHS domain-containing (seleno)protein, giving the protein MKTLLLSLMLTLAPALPVMAQDWAIDGFDAVGFLESGRPIPGRGDISTLWKGKVWHFATEENRNRFEADPRSFAPAFGGLCPVALSEGRRVAGDPHHFVIIENRLYLVGSNRAVRKLQQAPREVLSRARERWKP; this is encoded by the coding sequence ATGAAAACGCTGCTTCTCTCGCTGATGCTGACCTTGGCACCTGCCCTGCCGGTCATGGCCCAGGACTGGGCCATCGACGGATTCGATGCGGTGGGCTTTCTGGAAAGCGGGCGGCCCATTCCGGGAAGGGGCGACATTTCGACGCTGTGGAAGGGCAAGGTCTGGCATTTCGCGACCGAGGAAAACCGCAACCGCTTCGAGGCCGATCCGCGCAGCTTCGCCCCGGCGTTTGGCGGGCTTTGCCCGGTTGCGCTGTCCGAAGGGCGACGGGTGGCCGGTGATCCGCACCACTTCGTCATTATCGAAAACCGCCTATATCTTGTGGGATCGAACAGGGCAGTCCGCAAGCTGCAGCAAGCGCCGCGCGAGGTTCTGTCCCGGGCCCGAGAGCGCTGGAAACCCTGA
- a CDS encoding CoA-binding protein, which yields MEVDFKDDEDIARIVRSIKVIAVVGLSPNEARPSWGVARFLQANGYRVIPVNPGQAGGMILGETVYAGLSDIPKSAHVQMVDVFRRSEAVGPIVDEALAHLPDLKSIWLQLGIRNDAAAARAEARGITVIQDRCPKIEFPRHL from the coding sequence ATGGAAGTCGATTTCAAGGACGACGAAGATATTGCGCGGATTGTCCGCAGCATAAAAGTGATTGCGGTTGTAGGACTGTCGCCCAATGAGGCACGGCCCAGCTGGGGGGTGGCCCGTTTCCTGCAGGCGAACGGGTATCGTGTCATTCCCGTGAATCCCGGTCAGGCTGGCGGTATGATCTTGGGGGAAACGGTCTATGCCGGCCTGTCCGATATCCCGAAGTCGGCCCATGTGCAGATGGTGGACGTTTTCCGCAGATCCGAGGCCGTCGGCCCCATCGTAGACGAGGCCCTGGCCCATCTTCCCGACCTGAAGTCGATCTGGTTGCAACTGGGCATTCGCAACGATGCCGCAGCAGCACGGGCCGAGGCCAGGGGCATCACGGTCATTCAGGACCGATGCCCCAAGATCGAATTTCCCCGCCACCTTTAG
- a CDS encoding OmpA family protein has translation MRCMIHNTTAIVACLSLLVPPMAQAQGAPAEGEQPPVPPAQEQPAETQAEPAAEAPAEPAPDAAEAPVEEPAPEAAEPPVEEPQPAPEPTEAPAEPEAPAPVKDAPEPAPEPQAKPAEAAEPAAAPEPQEAAQEAEPEEAQEQPESAERPAPAEREQQEERPVQAERPADQEGKSQRAQDRAERQAEQEQSTAEGQAERPVEAAREQSGERPAAADAARQQDEERPAEAAAAREQQADRPEPAPADADAPQTEGGDPLGEALQAEQQGEQPAPEAENEPAQAETEMDAAPATPDEDTLRDALAREQAEPESPPSEQAAGQPAKAAPEAAPEVDAAPTEGAQQAAEETGGSTAAALDDDQEGEIVEQEITEENSRSSSEDFATSLRDALAPQGEQPAAREEDDDDNNDLAKALLLGLGAVAVGSYLNNNRQVALSAPDRVVVTRADGSQEVIKDEVALLRQPGSTVATENFDDGSSRTVVTRADGSRVVTIRDADLRVLRRTLVSPDGTQTRLIDDTAEVEPVDLSTLPAPAPVTATGVSQDEAALREALQRQVNVDRRFTLGQVRSIPQVRALVPPVTIDAITFDTGSAAISPDQAKQLSTLGSVIQDAVAQNPQEMFLIEGHTDTVGADAANLALSDRRAESVALALSEYFQVPPENLVVQGYGEQFLQVRQEGDVRENRRAAVRRITDLLQTAQAR, from the coding sequence ATGCGCTGCATGATCCACAACACCACCGCCATCGTGGCCTGCCTGTCGCTGCTGGTGCCGCCAATGGCCCAGGCCCAGGGCGCGCCGGCCGAGGGGGAACAGCCGCCCGTTCCGCCTGCCCAGGAACAGCCTGCCGAAACCCAAGCCGAACCGGCGGCTGAAGCCCCTGCCGAGCCTGCGCCGGACGCCGCCGAAGCCCCTGTCGAGGAACCTGCCCCCGAAGCAGCCGAACCTCCGGTAGAGGAACCGCAGCCCGCCCCGGAGCCGACCGAGGCGCCTGCCGAACCAGAAGCGCCCGCCCCGGTCAAGGACGCCCCCGAACCTGCGCCTGAGCCGCAGGCCAAACCGGCAGAGGCTGCCGAACCCGCCGCTGCGCCAGAGCCGCAGGAAGCCGCACAAGAGGCCGAGCCGGAGGAGGCCCAGGAACAGCCTGAATCCGCCGAACGCCCGGCCCCGGCCGAACGTGAACAACAGGAAGAACGGCCCGTGCAGGCCGAACGCCCTGCCGATCAGGAAGGCAAGTCGCAGCGCGCGCAAGACCGTGCCGAACGGCAGGCCGAGCAAGAGCAGTCAACGGCCGAGGGCCAGGCCGAACGCCCGGTCGAGGCTGCCCGCGAACAGAGCGGGGAACGCCCTGCCGCAGCCGATGCGGCCCGGCAGCAAGACGAGGAACGCCCAGCCGAGGCCGCCGCTGCCCGCGAACAGCAAGCCGACCGTCCCGAACCGGCCCCGGCAGATGCCGATGCCCCGCAGACAGAAGGCGGCGACCCACTGGGTGAGGCGCTCCAGGCTGAACAGCAGGGCGAACAGCCGGCGCCTGAGGCCGAGAATGAACCCGCCCAAGCCGAGACCGAGATGGATGCGGCACCCGCCACGCCCGACGAGGATACGTTGCGTGACGCCTTGGCCCGCGAACAGGCGGAACCTGAATCCCCCCCCAGCGAGCAGGCGGCAGGCCAGCCTGCCAAGGCAGCACCCGAGGCCGCGCCCGAAGTGGATGCGGCCCCGACTGAAGGCGCCCAGCAGGCCGCCGAGGAAACCGGTGGCTCTACGGCCGCCGCCCTGGATGACGACCAGGAAGGCGAGATCGTCGAACAGGAGATCACCGAGGAAAACAGCCGCTCCTCGTCCGAGGATTTTGCGACCAGCCTGCGCGACGCCCTGGCCCCGCAAGGGGAACAGCCTGCCGCCCGCGAGGAGGATGACGACGACAACAACGACTTGGCCAAGGCCCTGCTGCTGGGCCTGGGCGCGGTTGCGGTCGGAAGCTATCTGAACAACAACCGCCAGGTCGCGCTGAGTGCTCCCGACCGGGTCGTGGTGACCCGCGCCGACGGCAGCCAGGAGGTGATCAAGGACGAGGTCGCCCTGCTGCGCCAGCCCGGATCCACCGTGGCGACCGAGAACTTCGATGACGGATCGTCGCGCACCGTCGTGACCCGCGCCGATGGCAGCCGCGTCGTGACCATCCGCGATGCCGATCTGCGCGTGCTGCGCCGCACGCTAGTTTCCCCCGACGGCACCCAGACCCGCCTGATCGACGACACGGCCGAGGTCGAACCCGTCGATCTGTCCACCCTGCCGGCCCCCGCGCCGGTCACGGCCACCGGCGTGTCCCAGGACGAGGCGGCCTTGCGCGAAGCCTTGCAACGGCAAGTGAATGTCGACCGCCGTTTCACGCTTGGCCAGGTGCGGTCCATTCCCCAGGTTCGCGCCCTGGTCCCGCCGGTCACGATCGACGCCATCACCTTTGACACCGGATCGGCGGCGATCTCTCCTGACCAGGCCAAGCAGCTGTCGACATTGGGCAGCGTGATCCAGGACGCTGTTGCGCAGAACCCGCAGGAGATGTTCCTGATCGAAGGCCATACCGATACAGTCGGCGCCGATGCGGCAAATCTGGCGCTGTCCGACCGCCGCGCGGAATCGGTGGCCCTGGCACTGTCCGAGTATTTCCAGGTGCCGCCCGAGAACCTTGTCGTGCAAGGCTATGGCGAACAATTCCTGCAGGTTCGCCAGGAAGGCGATGTGCGTGAAAACCGCCGCGCTGCGGTCCGGCGGATCACCGATCTGCTGCAAACGGCGCAGGCACGATAA
- a CDS encoding ferredoxin--NADP reductase — protein MTLDIPVADAAPKTVSKTLPDAQTVTAVRHWTDSLFSFRVTRPASLRFRSGEFVMIGLLGDNGKPLLRAYSIASPNWDEELEFYSIKVPDGPLTSKLQHIKPGDEIILRPKPVGTLVLDALLPGKRLWFLATGTGIAPFASLMRDPETFERYEQVVMMHTCRTAEELSYGRELVENLKHDPLLGEIYGEDFASRLIYYPTTTREASPRMGRITDNLTSGKVFADLGLPPISLETDRAMVCGSLAFNVDVKAVLEGFGLREGANSDPKEFVVEKAFVGDGV, from the coding sequence ATGACCCTGGACATTCCCGTGGCCGACGCTGCCCCCAAGACCGTTTCCAAGACGCTTCCCGACGCCCAGACGGTGACGGCGGTCAGGCATTGGACGGACAGCCTGTTCTCGTTCCGGGTGACGCGGCCCGCCAGCCTGCGATTCCGGTCGGGCGAATTCGTGATGATCGGGCTGCTGGGCGACAACGGCAAGCCGTTGCTGCGCGCTTATTCCATCGCCAGCCCCAACTGGGACGAGGAACTGGAATTCTATTCGATCAAGGTGCCGGACGGGCCGCTGACCTCGAAGCTGCAGCACATCAAGCCGGGGGACGAGATCATCCTGCGCCCCAAGCCCGTGGGCACGCTGGTGCTGGACGCGCTGCTGCCCGGCAAGCGGCTGTGGTTCCTGGCGACCGGCACCGGCATCGCGCCTTTCGCCAGCCTGATGCGCGACCCCGAGACCTTCGAGCGGTACGAACAGGTCGTGATGATGCACACCTGCCGCACGGCGGAGGAACTGTCCTATGGCCGCGAACTGGTGGAAAACCTGAAGCACGATCCCCTGCTGGGCGAGATTTACGGCGAGGATTTCGCCAGCCGGCTGATCTATTACCCCACCACCACGCGGGAGGCTTCGCCCCGGATGGGCCGGATCACCGACAACCTGACCTCGGGCAAGGTGTTCGCGGATCTGGGCCTGCCGCCGATCAGCCTGGAAACCGACCGCGCCATGGTCTGCGGCAGCCTTGCCTTCAACGTCGACGTAAAGGCGGTGCTGGAAGGCTTTGGCCTGCGCGAAGGGGCCAATTCGGATCCCAAGGAATTCGTCGTCGAAAAGGCCTTCGTGGGCGACGGCGTCTAG
- a CDS encoding DUF934 domain-containing protein, with the protein MTERLNSERVIARDDGFHPLVDEAEETLAPDTPLADLAQHLDRDLIAIEFPSFTDGRGFSLARRLRELGFKGRLRASGRLIADQYAMARRVGFDEVEVAPDIAARQPQDQWIARTDWKAFDHRAHLAG; encoded by the coding sequence ATGACCGAACGGTTGAACAGCGAACGCGTGATCGCGCGCGACGACGGCTTTCACCCCCTGGTGGACGAGGCCGAGGAAACCCTTGCCCCCGATACGCCGCTGGCCGACCTGGCCCAGCATCTGGACCGCGACCTGATCGCCATCGAGTTCCCGTCCTTTACCGATGGGCGCGGCTTTTCGCTGGCCCGCCGTTTGCGTGAACTGGGCTTCAAGGGCCGCCTTCGCGCCTCGGGCCGCTTGATTGCGGATCAATACGCCATGGCCCGCCGCGTGGGCTTTGACGAGGTCGAGGTGGCACCCGACATCGCCGCCCGCCAGCCGCAGGACCAGTGGATCGCCCGGACCGACTGGAAGGCCTTCGACCACCGCGCCCATCTGGCGGGCTGA
- a CDS encoding phosphoadenylyl-sulfate reductase produces MLDDSLDSRAARLNDRYRHHAATEVLRRAVSDPDLGRVALVSSFGAESVVLLHMVSRVAPGLPVLFIDTQMLFPETLEYQRDVSARLGLTNVQVIRADPAQVARQDPDGTLHQFDANACCDLRKTVPLEGALSGYDAWITGRKRFQNSDRAALEFFEPEQPLRLRINPLAHWRSEDVQEYMIENNLPRHPLVARGYPSIGCAPCTSPVKPGEDPRAGRWRGSDKSECGIHFIGGKIVRGKVPA; encoded by the coding sequence ATGCTTGATGACAGCCTGGACAGCCGCGCCGCGCGGTTGAACGACCGATACCGGCACCATGCCGCGACCGAGGTTCTGCGCCGCGCCGTATCCGACCCGGACCTGGGCCGGGTGGCCCTTGTGTCGTCCTTCGGGGCGGAATCGGTGGTGCTGCTGCACATGGTCAGCCGGGTGGCGCCGGGCCTGCCGGTGCTGTTCATCGACACGCAGATGCTGTTTCCCGAAACGCTGGAATACCAACGCGACGTGTCGGCCAGGCTGGGCCTGACCAATGTGCAGGTGATACGCGCCGATCCGGCGCAGGTCGCGCGACAGGATCCCGACGGGACGCTGCACCAGTTCGACGCCAATGCTTGCTGCGATCTGCGCAAGACCGTGCCGCTGGAAGGCGCGCTGTCGGGCTATGACGCTTGGATCACGGGCCGCAAGCGGTTCCAGAACAGCGACCGCGCGGCACTCGAATTCTTCGAACCCGAGCAGCCCTTGCGCCTGCGCATCAACCCGCTGGCCCATTGGCGCAGCGAAGATGTCCAGGAATACATGATCGAGAACAACCTGCCGCGTCATCCGCTGGTGGCCCGCGGCTATCCGTCCATCGGCTGCGCGCCCTGCACGTCCCCCGTGAAGCCGGGCGAGGATCCGCGCGCAGGGCGGTGGCGGGGCAGCGACAAGTCCGAATGCGGCATCCACTTCATTGGCGGCAAGATCGTCCGCGGAAAGGTTCCGGCATGA